One part of the Desulfonema ishimotonii genome encodes these proteins:
- a CDS encoding FHA domain-containing protein, with protein sequence MPVLTLKFTKDERKLGEYTLEKGKSVNIGRLEDNDIVIENLAVSGHHAKVDSVGEKFLLTDLGSKNGTFVNEEQVRGTHWLQHGDIIIIGKHFLAFTYAPGEAGAEENPDPMQQTMVMDTESYRRMVAKNSARTEKKTAGKSADEPVGVLSFLSGGEGEADLTKKLTKIGKNASSDIIVTGLTIGQTAATISKRPDGYYLSYVGGLSKPRVNGDSVRESIQLNQFDTIEIGSLKMQFLYK encoded by the coding sequence ATGCCAGTTTTAACGCTTAAATTTACAAAGGACGAAAGGAAGCTTGGGGAATATACGCTGGAAAAGGGCAAATCCGTGAATATCGGCAGGCTGGAAGACAACGATATCGTCATTGAAAACCTTGCCGTATCGGGCCACCATGCCAAAGTGGATTCGGTGGGTGAAAAGTTTTTGCTGACGGATCTGGGAAGCAAAAACGGAACCTTTGTCAACGAGGAACAGGTACGGGGAACCCACTGGCTTCAGCACGGGGATATTATTATTATCGGCAAGCACTTCCTGGCCTTCACCTATGCGCCCGGTGAGGCCGGGGCAGAAGAGAATCCGGACCCCATGCAGCAGACGATGGTGATGGATACGGAAAGCTATCGCAGGATGGTGGCGAAGAACTCGGCCAGGACGGAGAAGAAAACCGCCGGTAAAAGTGCGGATGAGCCTGTGGGGGTGTTGTCCTTTCTCTCCGGCGGCGAAGGGGAGGCGGATCTGACCAAAAAGCTGACCAAGATCGGGAAAAACGCCTCGTCCGATATTATAGTGACGGGGCTGACCATCGGACAGACGGCCGCCACCATCAGCAAGCGGCCGGACGGATATTATCTCAGCTATGTGGGCGGACTGTCCAAACCGAGGGTGAACGGGGACAGCGTAAGGGAGTCCATCCAGCTGAACCAGTTCGATACCATTGAAATCGGATCGCTGAAAATGCAGTTTCTCTATAAATAA
- a CDS encoding PP2C family protein-serine/threonine phosphatase, translating into MAGVESAGLTDVGKKRKGNEDAFFTDDNLKLYVVADGMGGHLAGEVASDLVVRTIRDYMERFDSEAEVEELEDADKTLSKDANRLIAGINLANRVVYGASHRKSAYRGMGATVSAVYFSEETLIASNVGDSPIYLIRKGEIETLSVPHTVVAEQMALNPGKKFGKEYSHMLTRAMGVEERVLADICEIQCFKDDILVIASDGLTNKVRPDEIAGVVVGKRPAKSSQILVDMANERGGEDNITVIVLKVKNVHRKRRGILGMISRLFRIG; encoded by the coding sequence ATGGCAGGTGTTGAATCGGCAGGGCTGACGGATGTGGGAAAAAAGAGAAAAGGCAATGAGGATGCTTTTTTTACGGACGACAATCTGAAGCTCTATGTGGTTGCCGACGGTATGGGCGGGCATCTGGCCGGAGAGGTGGCCAGCGATCTGGTGGTCAGAACCATACGGGACTACATGGAACGGTTTGACAGTGAGGCCGAAGTGGAGGAGCTGGAGGATGCGGACAAGACCCTTTCCAAAGATGCCAACCGTCTGATTGCCGGTATCAACCTCGCCAACCGGGTTGTCTACGGGGCCTCGCACCGAAAATCCGCCTATCGGGGGATGGGGGCGACTGTGTCTGCCGTTTATTTCAGTGAGGAGACCCTGATTGCCTCCAATGTGGGAGACAGCCCGATCTATCTGATCCGGAAGGGAGAAATTGAAACCCTCTCTGTCCCCCACACAGTGGTGGCCGAACAGATGGCGCTCAATCCGGGAAAGAAGTTCGGCAAGGAATACAGCCACATGCTGACCCGTGCCATGGGGGTTGAGGAGCGGGTGCTGGCCGATATCTGTGAAATCCAGTGTTTTAAGGATGATATCCTGGTGATCGCCTCAGACGGGCTGACCAATAAGGTCCGACCCGATGAGATCGCCGGGGTTGTGGTGGGAAAACGGCCTGCCAAATCTTCGCAGATCCTTGTGGACATGGCCAATGAGCGCGGCGGAGAGGACAATATCACCGTTATCGTTCTCAAGGTAAAAAATGTGCATCGGAAGAGAAGGGGGATTCTGGGGATGATCTCCCGGCTTTTCAGAATCGGCTGA
- the alr gene encoding alanine racemase: MTEDALLTWTEIDLDAIGHNVRALRRITSPDARFMAVVKADGYGHGAAEVARIALKNGAEWLGVARIGEGIALRKAGLDVPILIFGHTPPALAQQLLEWHLAPAVFSPETARAFSDAAVAAGRKISIHLKVDTGMGRLGLLAFPADAADRTVRDIAAITRLPGIEAEGIFTHFAASDTLDKTCARTQLARFTGLTDRLRAAGVEIPIRHCANSAGLMELPEAHLDMVRAGIALYGLYPSDEVDREPVALKPAMSFKARIIQVKSVPAGFKISYGMAHETTRPTVIASVSAGYADGLNRLLSSKGHMLVRGQRAPIVGRICMDLCMLDVGHIPDVAVGDEVVIFGTQKGETLHVDELAATLSTISYEIVSTITGRVPRLYTGS, translated from the coding sequence ATGACAGAAGACGCGTTGCTGACATGGACGGAAATTGACCTGGATGCCATCGGGCACAATGTCCGGGCGCTGCGGCGGATCACCTCACCGGACGCCCGGTTCATGGCTGTGGTCAAGGCAGACGGATACGGGCACGGAGCGGCTGAAGTGGCTCGGATTGCTCTGAAGAACGGGGCAGAGTGGCTGGGGGTGGCGAGAATCGGGGAGGGGATTGCCCTCCGGAAGGCCGGTCTGGATGTGCCGATCCTGATCTTCGGCCATACGCCGCCGGCCCTGGCGCAGCAGCTTTTGGAGTGGCATCTGGCACCTGCGGTCTTTTCCCCGGAGACGGCGCGGGCGTTTTCCGACGCGGCCGTGGCGGCCGGCCGGAAAATCAGCATTCACCTCAAGGTCGATACCGGTATGGGGCGTCTGGGCCTGCTGGCGTTTCCGGCCGATGCGGCGGACCGGACGGTGCGTGATATTGCCGCGATCACACGGCTGCCGGGGATCGAGGCAGAGGGGATATTTACCCACTTTGCCGCATCGGATACGCTGGATAAAACCTGTGCCCGGACCCAGCTGGCCCGGTTTACCGGGCTGACCGACCGGCTCCGGGCCGCCGGGGTGGAGATCCCCATCCGCCACTGCGCCAACAGCGCGGGGCTGATGGAACTGCCGGAGGCCCATCTCGATATGGTGCGGGCCGGTATTGCCCTTTACGGGCTGTATCCGTCCGATGAGGTGGACCGGGAACCGGTTGCCCTGAAACCGGCCATGTCATTTAAGGCGCGGATTATCCAGGTAAAGTCCGTTCCTGCCGGATTTAAAATCAGCTACGGCATGGCCCATGAGACGACGCGGCCCACTGTGATCGCCTCTGTCTCTGCCGGATATGCGGACGGCCTGAACCGGCTGCTCTCCTCCAAAGGACACATGCTGGTCCGGGGACAGCGGGCGCCCATTGTGGGGCGGATCTGCATGGATCTGTGTATGCTGGACGTGGGGCATATCCCGGATGTGGCCGTGGGCGATGAGGTGGTGATTTTTGGCACCCAGAAGGGCGAA